In Papaver somniferum cultivar HN1 chromosome 1, ASM357369v1, whole genome shotgun sequence, a genomic segment contains:
- the LOC113290514 gene encoding U6 small nuclear RNA (adenine-(43)-N(6))-methyltransferase-like yields the protein MPSKKRRREEKASIHPRNKYSENPPDFQQLASLYPSFQPFVFYSPRDGRPRIDWTDFNATRELTRVLLFHDHGVHWWIPDGQLCPTIPNRSNYIHWIEDLLSSDVIAKTNVSGDNKVRGFDIGTGANCIYPLLGASLLGWNFVGSDVTDVALEWAEYNVKSNPHLSELIEIRRAGSAGKKNTPHEAADANGQLATETERCSEQVIGDEIESVAKASDLVSDSQEAAAAANGQLASETERCSEQVIGDETESVDKVSDVVSDSQEATAANGQLATERERCSEEIIREAELEVKVPDVVSELQEKSSDEPRVLLGVVKDGERFDFCMCNPPFFESMEEAGLNPKTACGGTPAEMVCPGGELAFISRIIEDSAVLKQSFRWYTSMVGRKINLKLLTSKLREVGVSVVKTTEFVQGHMCRWGLAWSFIPPATITASHRTPKTSMSFMLEGIQRQISAMHILQSVESFFAAAGASCKSNCSSFVVDVTVSNERCDAIVNNESVNSYETSNSQPRQPTCDDAVPSKEISFRISVFQQIPGTLLVKASLQNKGGPLSGALSVLFQQLELSLKKDYCRNT from the exons ATGCCGAGtaagaaaaggagaagagaagagaaggcaAGCATACATCCACGAAACAAATACTCTGAAAATCCTCCTGATTTCCAACAATTAGCTTCTCTGTATCCATCTTTTCAACCCTTCGTTTTCTACTCCCCTCGTGATGGAAGACCTAGAATTGACTGGACTGATTTCAATGCCACCAGAGAACTAACTAGGGTTTTACTTTTCCACGATCACGGTGTTCATTG gTGGATACCTGATGGGCAGCTCTGTCCTACAATACCAAATAGGTCAAATTACATTCACTGGATTGAAGATTTACTCTCCTCTGATGTTATTGCAAAGACTAATGTTAGTGGAGATAATAAAGTGAGGGGTTTTGATATTGGAACTGGAGCCAATTGCATATACCCTCTTCTTGGTGCATCCCTTTTGGGTTGGAATTTCGTTGGATCAG ATGTGACTGATGTTGCTTTAGAATGGGCAGAATACAATGTTAAGAGCAATCCACATCTTTCCGAGTTGATTGAAATCAGGAGGGCTGGAAGTGCTGGGAAGAAGAACACCCCGCATGAAGCTGCTGATGCCAATGGTCAGTTGGCTACTGAAACCGAACGATGTTCAGAACAAGTTATTGGAGACGAGATAGAGTCAGTGGCTAAGGCATCAGATCTTGTTTCTGACTCACAAGAAGCTGCTGCCGCTGCCAATGGTCAGCTGGCTTCTGAAACTGAACGATGTTCAGAACAAGTGATTGGAGATGAGACAGAGTCAGTGGATAAGGTATCTGATGTTGTATCTGACTCACAAGAAGCTACTGCAGCCAATGGCCAGTTGGCTACTGAAAGGGAACGATGTTCAGAAGAGATTATAAGGGAGGCAGAGCTGGAGGTTAAGGTGCCTGATGTTGTTTCTGAGTTGCAGGAGAAGTCTTCTGATGAGCCACGCGTACTTCTTGGCGTTGTCAAGGATGGTGAACGTTTTGACTTTTGTATGTGCAATCCTCCGTTTTTTGAGAGCATGGAGGAAGCAGGACTAAACCCAAAAACCGCATGCGGTGGGACACCGGCAGAGATGGTTTGCCCTGGTGGAGAATTGGCTTTTATTTCTCGTATTATTGAAGATAGTGCTGTGCTGAAGCAGTCTTTTCG GTGGTACACTTCAATGGTTGGGAGGAAAATAAATCTCAAGTTGCTAACATCTAAGCTTAGAGAGGTGGGAGTATCTGTAGTTAAGACTACCGAGTTTGTCCAAGGACATATGTGCAGATGGGGgcttgcatggtctttcattcctCCGGCTACAATTACAGCTTCTCATAGAACACCAAAAACCAGTATGTCGTTCATGCTTGAG GGTATTCAGCGCCAGATTAGTGCGATGCACATTCTGCAATCTGTGGAGTCCTTTTTTGCCGCGGCTGGAGCATCTTGCAAATCTAATTGCTCATCATTTGTCGTTGAT GTCACTGTATCAAATGAGCGTTGTGATGCAATTGTGAATAATGAATCAGTCAATTCTTATGAAACTAGCAATTCTCAACCAAGGCAGCCAACTTGCGATGATGCAGTTCCATCAAAAGAGATTTCTTTCCGCATCTCG GTTTTCCAGCAAATTCCCGGGACACTTTTAGTGAAAGCCTCCTTACAAAATAAAGGAGGCCCACTTTCTG GCGCATTATCTGTGCTGTTTCAGCAGCTGGAATTATCCCTTAAGAAGGATTATTGTAGAAATACCTAA